A region from the Thermococcus sp. Bubb.Bath genome encodes:
- a CDS encoding cation:proton antiporter → MIAFFYAVVLVGIAGLISVLRLILGPTVPDRVVGVDTLNTLVVAGMILLGAAYDRAIYIDIAIVYALLSYIGTLVIAKYLQGGLA, encoded by the coding sequence ATGATTGCCTTCTTCTATGCCGTGGTCCTGGTTGGAATAGCGGGTCTCATCTCAGTGCTGAGGCTCATACTCGGGCCAACGGTTCCGGACAGGGTCGTCGGCGTTGATACTCTCAACACCCTCGTTGTCGCGGGCATGATACTCCTCGGAGCGGCCTACGACAGGGCGATATACATCGACATCGCGATAGTCTACGCCCTTCTGAGCTACATAGGCACGCTTGTAATAGCGAAGTACCTCCAGGGGGGACTGGCATGA